In one Drosophila albomicans strain 15112-1751.03 chromosome X, ASM965048v2, whole genome shotgun sequence genomic region, the following are encoded:
- the LOC117573400 gene encoding cAMP-specific 3',5'-cyclic phosphodiesterase isoform X15, with product MSPKSMSRNSSIASERFKEQEASILIDRSHGEDLIVTPFAQILASLRSVRNNLLSLTNVPASNKSRRPAQSSSVGRSGNAGGVQLAQGDEAYTRLATDTIEELDWCLDQLETIQTHRSVSDMASLKFKRMLNKELSHFSESSRSGNQISEYICSTFLDKQQEFDLPSLRVEENTEHSTAQPIAANQQYPRSRSPRGPPMSQISGVKRPLSHTNSFTGERLPTFGVETPHENELGTLLGELDTWGIEIFKIGELSCNRPLTCVAYTIFQSRELLTSLMIPPKTFLNFMTTLEDHYVKDNPFHNSLHAADVTQSTNVLLNTPALEGVFTPLEVGGALFAACIHDVDHPGLTNQFLVNSSSELALMYNDESVLENHHLAVAFKLLQNQGCDIFCNMQKKQRQTLRKMVIDIVLSTDMSKHMSLLADLKTMVETKKVAGSGVLLLDNYQDRMQVLENLVHCADLSNPTKPLPLYRRWVALLMEEFFLQGDKERESGMDISAMCDRHNATIEKSQVGFIDYIVHPLWETWADLVHPDAQDILDTLEENRDYYQSTIPPSPPPSTADEIPQDEKIRFQVTLEESDQENLAELEEECDESESRGDAGSSSTTGTTATGVAGGGKPSGSQNQAPHGGM from the exons CCATGGCGAGGATCTCATTGTAACGCCGTTTGCCCAAATTTTAGCCAGTTTACGTTCAGTGCgcaacaatttattaagtCTGACAAATGTACCAGCATCAAACAA ATCCAGGCGGCCAGCTCAATCATCATCCGTCGGACGGTCCGGAAATGCGGGCGGCGTTCAACTAGCACAGGGCGATGAGGCCTACACACGCCTGGCCACCGATACCATTGAGGAGTTAGACTGGTGCTTGGATCAGCTGGAGACTATACAAACGCACCGCAGTGTCTCCGACATGGCATCGCTTAAG TTCAAGCGCATGCTTAACAAGGAGCTCTCACACTTTAGTGAGTCCAGCAGATCAGGAAATCAAATTTCCGAATATAtttgttcaacatttttgg ACAAGCAACAAGAGTTCGATTTACCCTCGCTGCGCGTTGAGGAGAACACTGAACACTCAACCGCTCAACCAATTGCCGCCAACCAGCAATATCCGCGCAGTCGATCGCCCCGCGGTCCGCCGATGTCACAAATAAGCGGAGTTAAGCGGCCGCTGTCGCACACAAACAGCTTCACCGGCGAGCGTCTGCCCACGTTTGGCGTGGAGACGCCGCACGAGAATGAGCTGGGCACACTGCTCGGCGAATTGGATACGTGGGGCATTGAGATATTCAAAATTGGCGAACTCAGCTGCAATCGTCCGCTCACCTGTGTGGCATACACCATATTTCAG AGTAGAGAATTACTGACCAGTCTTATGATACCACCGAAAACTTTTCTTAACTTTATGACTACTCTGGAGGACCACTACGTCAAAGACAATCCGTTTCACAATTCGCTGCATGCCGCTGACGTGACACAGAGCACAAATGTGCTACTAAATACACCGGCATTGGAGGGTGTATTCACGCCCCTCGAGGTGGGCGGGGCGCTGTTCGCCGCTTGCATACACGATGTTGATCATCCTGGCTTAACCAATCAGTTTTTGGTTAATTCAA GTTCCGAACTAGCATTAATGTACAATGACGAATCTGTTTTGGAAAATCATCATTTAGCTGTTGCCTtcaaattattgcaaaatcAAGGATGTGATATATTCTGTAATATGCAAAA GAAACAACGCCAAACTTTGAGGAAAATGGTTATTGATATTGTGCTCTCCACTGACATGTCCAAGCACATGAGCCTGCTGGCCGATCTGAAGACCATGGTGGAGACCAAAAAGGTCGCTGGCTCCGGGGTGCTGTTGCTAGACAATTATCAAGATCGCATGCAG GTGCTTGAGAATCTGGTGCACTGCGCTGATCTGAGCAATCCCACCAAGCCATTGCCGCTATATAGGCGCTGGGTGGCACTGCTGATGGAGGAGTTCTTTTTACAGGGCGACAAGGAGCGCGAATCGGGCATGGACATTAGTGCGATGTGCGATCGCCATAATGCGACTATTGAGAAGTCACAAGTGGGCTTCATCGATTACATTGTGCATCCGTTGTGGGAGACATGGGCCGATCTGGTGCATCCCGATGCCCAAGATATACTCGATACGCTTGAAGAGAACAGAGACTACTATCAGAGCACGATACCGCCATCGCCACCGCCATCGACAGCCGATGAAATACCGCAGGATGAAAAGATACGATTCCAG GTAACACTGGAGGAGTCCGATCAGGAGAATCTGGCCGAGCTGGAGGAGGAGTGCGACGAGAGCGAGAGCCGGGGAGATGCCGGCTCCAGCAGCACCACTGGCACCACAGCAACTGGCGTTGCCGGCGGTGGCAAGCCGTCAGGGAGTCAAAATCAAGCGCCACACGGTGGAATGTGA
- the LOC117577764 gene encoding probable ATP-dependent RNA helicase spindle-E: protein MSNYLKGKLQLIFIMDSDFDFSKEFKRGTASQGCITGDPKILAVESKDSNAIKREMVGTDDVNGIVEKEKELMMKLDGDKNNFSMRNKTLNDLDSNDDGGEMEEQPRVRSDEAYYEKYHFDLNRDKNLSIYAHYGEIMAAINDNPVVILKGETGCGKTTQVPQYILNEAFKRREFCRIVVTQPRRIAAISIANRVCQERQWEPGTVCGYQVGLHRPANMEDIRLLYCTTGVLLNNLINQKTFTHYTHIILDEVHERDEDMDFLLIVVRRLLALNTRHVKVILMSATIDANEFCKYFASTSWIPPVITASHRGKYPLGVFYRDELKNITHCEDEPQQREPGISPDRYGDAIEILLAIDNMERKAVGTSRQTYEESKRTGAVLIFLPGIHEIDTMAEHIRQKMGENPSVEITIVRCHTLLSPEAQAEVFQPPPVGHRKVILTTNISESSITVPDVSYVIDFCLTKVLHTNSATNFRSLRLEWASKVNCRQRAGRVGRLRSGRVYRMVTKDFYVNEMKEFGVPEMLQSPLEKSILKSKELDMGSPTEILSLAMSPPNLLNIHNTVLLLKEVGALFTTVDGVYEDLDGDITHWGRIMTRLPLDMRLSRLIILGYVFNCLDEAIIMAAGMSVRGLFLTERRGQNEAFWKRYAFSDGSGSDMIAVYHVYKMYLDICQNRNQKDSEHQWARQFCVCLRSLREMHLMVQDLQQRCTSMYLQNMPSNACKSWNDRQKSIVLKVIIAGAFYPNYFKCTAKANEDYDINIYKALNGNDPCRTVYFTKLTPRYMGESYTRRIKELFLEANIPAKMDVTFSHGSVFLDSDPQDRHDQMVVAASVSDTSGDKLTARGTTLMPNIHGFTALMTMLFCPTMQIKCNKERTKYVCVLAGLGFNPKTMQSHFEEHDMVVNLDVAVLEDDIRIINQMRYTIDMLFFHSDPNQLRIATDEGRATIFNQLQSLLTRLLNKDRSFIERNLSNSDYVWEPAAEPFGKRSILPKHCYYELEIDNMRNFLALLANCKELYEWRNFRRDMPMRQCKLCNVMLESVTQLRLHLLTQLHRDREKQIGWIPLCSLLNLI from the exons ATGTCAAATTATTTGAAGGGAAAGCTGCAACTTATTTTCATCATGGACTCAGATTTCGATTTTTCGAAGGAATTCAAGCGAGGAACCGCTTCACAAGGATGTATAACTGGCGATCCGAAAATTCTAGCCGTGGAGTCTAAAGACTCCAATGCGATCAAACGCGAAATGGTTGGCACGGATGATGTGAATGGAATTGtcgagaaagaaaaagaactcATGATGAAA TTGGATGGTGACAAGAACAACTTCTCAATGCGCAATAAAACACTTAATGATTTGGATAGTAACGACGATGGCGGCGAAATGGAAGAGCAGCCGCGCGTGCGCTCTGATGAAGCCTACTATGAGAAATATCACTTCGATTTAAATCGGGACAAGAATTTGTCCATCTATGCACATTATGGAGAAATTATGGCCGCCATTAATGATAATCCGGTGGTTATATTAAAAGGAGAGACGGGCTGTGGTAAAACTACACAG GTGCCGCAGTACATATTGAATGAAGCTTTCAAGAGGCGCGAATTCTGTAGAATTGTTGTAACACAGCCACGACGTATCGCTGCCATATCGATTGCCAATCGTGTTTGCCAAGAACGGCAATGGGAACCAGGAACTGTGTGTGGATATCAAGTTGGCCTACACCGTCCCGCCAATATGGAGGACATTCGCTTATTGTATTGTACCACAGGTGTATTGTTGAATAATCTCATTAATCAAAAGACATTCACACACTACACTCACATTATCTTGGATGAGGTACATGAGCGGGATGAGGACATGGactttttgttgattgttgtaCGCCGACTGCTGGCACTGAATACACGTCATGTCAAAGTCATCCTGATGTCTGCCACTATTGATGCTAATGAGTTCTGCAAGTATTTTGCTAGCACTTCATGGATACCACCCGTGATTACTGCTAGTCACCGCGGCAAATATCCGCTAGGTGTATTCTATAGAGATGAGTTAAAGAATATTACACATTGTGAGGATGAGCCCCAACAGCGGGAACCAGGTATATCACCAGATCGCTATGGCGATGccattgaaatacttttggcGATTGACAACATGGAACGCAAGGCGGTTGGGACATCCCGACAAACCTATGAGGAGTCGAAGCGCACAGGAGCAGTGCTCATTTTTTTGCCAGGCATCCATGAGATTGATACTATGGCCGAGCATATTAGACAAAAAATGGgagaaaa TCCTAGTGTTGAAATTACAATTGTGCGATGCCATACGTTGTTGTCGCCCGAGGCTCAAGCAGAAGTCTTTCAACCACCTCCCGTTGGCCATCGCAAGGTGATACTGACTACAAATATTTCGGAGAGCTCTATAACCGTGCCAGATGTATCCTATGTCATTGACTTTTGCCTAACCAAAGTGCTACATACCAATTCTGCAACGAATTTTAGAAGCCTTCGCTTGGAGTGGGCCTCCAAAGTGAATTGTCGTCAACGAGCTGGACGTGTTGGACGTCTACGAAGTGGTCGCGTTTATCGTATGGTCACAAAGGACTtttatgtaaatgaaatgaaagagtTTGGAGTCCCCGAGATGCTTCAATCGCCACTTGAGAAGTCGATACTAAAATCCAAGGAACTTGACATGGGTAGTCCAACTGAAATTCTGTCCCTAGCGATGTCTCCACCAAATCTACTCAACATACACAACACGGTCCTCTTGCTGAAGGAGGTTGGAGCCCTTTTTACTACGGTTGATGGAGTTTACGAGGATCTCGACGGCGATATCACCCATTGGGGTCGCATTATGACACGTCTCCCACTAGACATGCGTTTGAGCCGCCTTATTATACTTGGATACGTATTTAATTGCCTCGACGAGGCTATTATCATGG CTGCTGGAATGTCTGTTCGTGGATTGTTTCTCACTGAAAGACGAGGGCAAAATGAAGCTTTTTGGAAGCGCTACGCTTTCTCCGATGGTTCTGGGTCGGACATGATTGCTGTATATCACGTGTACAAA ATGTATCTGGACATATGCCAGAACAGAAATCAAAAGGATTCGGAACACCAATGGGCTCGgcagttttgtgtttgtttgcgttCTCTTCGAGAGATGCATTTGATGGTACAAGACCTGCAGCAGCGCTGTACTTCTATGTATCTACAAAACATGCCATCTAATGCTTGCAAGTCTTGGAATGATCGTCAAAAATCCATAGTTTTGAAAGTAATAATTGCCGGCGCATTTTATCCCAATTATTTCAAGTGCACCGCTAAAGCAAACGAGGATTACGatataaacatatacaaaGCTCTTAATGGCAACGATCCTTGTCGCACTGTCTACTTTACTAAACTTACACCAAGGTATATGGGTGAATCATATACTCGACGGATTAAGGAATTATTTTTAGAGGCAAATATTCCGGCCAAGATGGATGTTACATTTTCGCATGGTTCAGTTTTTCTAGATTCCGATCCACAAGATCGCCATGATCAAATGGTGGTGGCAGCGTCTGTCAGTGATACATCTGGTGATAAGTTGACTGCTCGAGGCACTACTCTTATGCCAAATATTCACGGCTTTACTGCTTTGATGACTATGCTCTTTTGTCCCacaatgcaaatcaaatgcaataagGAACGAAcgaaatatgtgtgtgttttagctGGACTTGGCTTTAATCCAAAAACTATGCAATCTCATTTTGAAGAGCACGACATGGTCGTTAATTTGGATGTCGCAGTTCTTGAGGACGATATTCGTATT atCAATCAAATGCGTTACACTATTGACATGTTGTTCTTCCACAGCGACCCTAATCAACTGCGCATCGCTACAGATGAGGGTCGTGCTACTATTTTTAATCAACTGCAATCTTTGCTTACACG gCTTCTGAACAAAGATCGGAGTTTTATTGAACGTAACCTGTCAAATTCTGATTATGTTTGGGAACCTGCCGCCGAACCGTTTGGCAAGCGATCCATATTGCCTAAACATTGCTATTACGAACTCGAAATCGACAATATGCGTAACTTTTTGGCCTTACTGGCGAATTGCAAAGAACTTTACGAGTGGCGCAACTT TCGAAGAGATATGCCAATGCGGCAATGCAAATTGTGTAACGTAATGTTAGAAAGCGTCACCCAATTGCGGTTGCACTTGCTTACCCAACTACATCGCGATCGGGAAAAGCAGATCGGATGGATACCTCTGtgcagtttattaaatttaatttaa
- the LOC117573400 gene encoding cAMP-specific 3',5'-cyclic phosphodiesterase isoform X13: MLNKNSASSQSLPRVHSFFNMIPSIMQDDLAVTILADRDNMFSIKSQRSHGEDLIVTPFAQILASLRSVRNNLLSLTNVPASNKSRRPAQSSSVGRSGNAGGVQLAQGDEAYTRLATDTIEELDWCLDQLETIQTHRSVSDMASLKFKRMLNKELSHFSESSRSGNQISEYICSTFLDKQQEFDLPSLRVEENTEHSTAQPIAANQQYPRSRSPRGPPMSQISGVKRPLSHTNSFTGERLPTFGVETPHENELGTLLGELDTWGIEIFKIGELSCNRPLTCVAYTIFQSRELLTSLMIPPKTFLNFMTTLEDHYVKDNPFHNSLHAADVTQSTNVLLNTPALEGVFTPLEVGGALFAACIHDVDHPGLTNQFLVNSSSELALMYNDESVLENHHLAVAFKLLQNQGCDIFCNMQKKQRQTLRKMVIDIVLSTDMSKHMSLLADLKTMVETKKVAGSGVLLLDNYQDRMQVLENLVHCADLSNPTKPLPLYRRWVALLMEEFFLQGDKERESGMDISAMCDRHNATIEKSQVGFIDYIVHPLWETWADLVHPDAQDILDTLEENRDYYQSTIPPSPPPSTADEIPQDEKIRFQVTLEESDQENLAELEEECDESESRGDAGSSSTTGTTATGVAGGGKPSGSQNQAPHGGM, translated from the exons CCATGGCGAGGATCTCATTGTAACGCCGTTTGCCCAAATTTTAGCCAGTTTACGTTCAGTGCgcaacaatttattaagtCTGACAAATGTACCAGCATCAAACAA ATCCAGGCGGCCAGCTCAATCATCATCCGTCGGACGGTCCGGAAATGCGGGCGGCGTTCAACTAGCACAGGGCGATGAGGCCTACACACGCCTGGCCACCGATACCATTGAGGAGTTAGACTGGTGCTTGGATCAGCTGGAGACTATACAAACGCACCGCAGTGTCTCCGACATGGCATCGCTTAAG TTCAAGCGCATGCTTAACAAGGAGCTCTCACACTTTAGTGAGTCCAGCAGATCAGGAAATCAAATTTCCGAATATAtttgttcaacatttttgg ACAAGCAACAAGAGTTCGATTTACCCTCGCTGCGCGTTGAGGAGAACACTGAACACTCAACCGCTCAACCAATTGCCGCCAACCAGCAATATCCGCGCAGTCGATCGCCCCGCGGTCCGCCGATGTCACAAATAAGCGGAGTTAAGCGGCCGCTGTCGCACACAAACAGCTTCACCGGCGAGCGTCTGCCCACGTTTGGCGTGGAGACGCCGCACGAGAATGAGCTGGGCACACTGCTCGGCGAATTGGATACGTGGGGCATTGAGATATTCAAAATTGGCGAACTCAGCTGCAATCGTCCGCTCACCTGTGTGGCATACACCATATTTCAG AGTAGAGAATTACTGACCAGTCTTATGATACCACCGAAAACTTTTCTTAACTTTATGACTACTCTGGAGGACCACTACGTCAAAGACAATCCGTTTCACAATTCGCTGCATGCCGCTGACGTGACACAGAGCACAAATGTGCTACTAAATACACCGGCATTGGAGGGTGTATTCACGCCCCTCGAGGTGGGCGGGGCGCTGTTCGCCGCTTGCATACACGATGTTGATCATCCTGGCTTAACCAATCAGTTTTTGGTTAATTCAA GTTCCGAACTAGCATTAATGTACAATGACGAATCTGTTTTGGAAAATCATCATTTAGCTGTTGCCTtcaaattattgcaaaatcAAGGATGTGATATATTCTGTAATATGCAAAA GAAACAACGCCAAACTTTGAGGAAAATGGTTATTGATATTGTGCTCTCCACTGACATGTCCAAGCACATGAGCCTGCTGGCCGATCTGAAGACCATGGTGGAGACCAAAAAGGTCGCTGGCTCCGGGGTGCTGTTGCTAGACAATTATCAAGATCGCATGCAG GTGCTTGAGAATCTGGTGCACTGCGCTGATCTGAGCAATCCCACCAAGCCATTGCCGCTATATAGGCGCTGGGTGGCACTGCTGATGGAGGAGTTCTTTTTACAGGGCGACAAGGAGCGCGAATCGGGCATGGACATTAGTGCGATGTGCGATCGCCATAATGCGACTATTGAGAAGTCACAAGTGGGCTTCATCGATTACATTGTGCATCCGTTGTGGGAGACATGGGCCGATCTGGTGCATCCCGATGCCCAAGATATACTCGATACGCTTGAAGAGAACAGAGACTACTATCAGAGCACGATACCGCCATCGCCACCGCCATCGACAGCCGATGAAATACCGCAGGATGAAAAGATACGATTCCAG GTAACACTGGAGGAGTCCGATCAGGAGAATCTGGCCGAGCTGGAGGAGGAGTGCGACGAGAGCGAGAGCCGGGGAGATGCCGGCTCCAGCAGCACCACTGGCACCACAGCAACTGGCGTTGCCGGCGGTGGCAAGCCGTCAGGGAGTCAAAATCAAGCGCCACACGGTGGAATGTGA
- the LOC117573400 gene encoding cAMP-specific 3',5'-cyclic phosphodiesterase isoform X14: MLNKNSASSQSLPRVHSFFNMIPSIMQDDLAVTILADRDNMFSIKSQRSHGEDLIVTPFAQILASLRSVRNNLLSLTNVPASNKRPAQSSSVGRSGNAGGVQLAQGDEAYTRLATDTIEELDWCLDQLETIQTHRSVSDMASLKFKRMLNKELSHFSESSRSGNQISEYICSTFLDKQQEFDLPSLRVEENTEHSTAQPIAANQQYPRSRSPRGPPMSQISGVKRPLSHTNSFTGERLPTFGVETPHENELGTLLGELDTWGIEIFKIGELSCNRPLTCVAYTIFQSRELLTSLMIPPKTFLNFMTTLEDHYVKDNPFHNSLHAADVTQSTNVLLNTPALEGVFTPLEVGGALFAACIHDVDHPGLTNQFLVNSSSELALMYNDESVLENHHLAVAFKLLQNQGCDIFCNMQKKQRQTLRKMVIDIVLSTDMSKHMSLLADLKTMVETKKVAGSGVLLLDNYQDRMQVLENLVHCADLSNPTKPLPLYRRWVALLMEEFFLQGDKERESGMDISAMCDRHNATIEKSQVGFIDYIVHPLWETWADLVHPDAQDILDTLEENRDYYQSTIPPSPPPSTADEIPQDEKIRFQVTLEESDQENLAELEEECDESESRGDAGSSSTTGTTATGVAGGGKPSGSQNQAPHGGM; this comes from the exons CCATGGCGAGGATCTCATTGTAACGCCGTTTGCCCAAATTTTAGCCAGTTTACGTTCAGTGCgcaacaatttattaagtCTGACAAATGTACCAGCATCAAACAA GCGGCCAGCTCAATCATCATCCGTCGGACGGTCCGGAAATGCGGGCGGCGTTCAACTAGCACAGGGCGATGAGGCCTACACACGCCTGGCCACCGATACCATTGAGGAGTTAGACTGGTGCTTGGATCAGCTGGAGACTATACAAACGCACCGCAGTGTCTCCGACATGGCATCGCTTAAG TTCAAGCGCATGCTTAACAAGGAGCTCTCACACTTTAGTGAGTCCAGCAGATCAGGAAATCAAATTTCCGAATATAtttgttcaacatttttgg ACAAGCAACAAGAGTTCGATTTACCCTCGCTGCGCGTTGAGGAGAACACTGAACACTCAACCGCTCAACCAATTGCCGCCAACCAGCAATATCCGCGCAGTCGATCGCCCCGCGGTCCGCCGATGTCACAAATAAGCGGAGTTAAGCGGCCGCTGTCGCACACAAACAGCTTCACCGGCGAGCGTCTGCCCACGTTTGGCGTGGAGACGCCGCACGAGAATGAGCTGGGCACACTGCTCGGCGAATTGGATACGTGGGGCATTGAGATATTCAAAATTGGCGAACTCAGCTGCAATCGTCCGCTCACCTGTGTGGCATACACCATATTTCAG AGTAGAGAATTACTGACCAGTCTTATGATACCACCGAAAACTTTTCTTAACTTTATGACTACTCTGGAGGACCACTACGTCAAAGACAATCCGTTTCACAATTCGCTGCATGCCGCTGACGTGACACAGAGCACAAATGTGCTACTAAATACACCGGCATTGGAGGGTGTATTCACGCCCCTCGAGGTGGGCGGGGCGCTGTTCGCCGCTTGCATACACGATGTTGATCATCCTGGCTTAACCAATCAGTTTTTGGTTAATTCAA GTTCCGAACTAGCATTAATGTACAATGACGAATCTGTTTTGGAAAATCATCATTTAGCTGTTGCCTtcaaattattgcaaaatcAAGGATGTGATATATTCTGTAATATGCAAAA GAAACAACGCCAAACTTTGAGGAAAATGGTTATTGATATTGTGCTCTCCACTGACATGTCCAAGCACATGAGCCTGCTGGCCGATCTGAAGACCATGGTGGAGACCAAAAAGGTCGCTGGCTCCGGGGTGCTGTTGCTAGACAATTATCAAGATCGCATGCAG GTGCTTGAGAATCTGGTGCACTGCGCTGATCTGAGCAATCCCACCAAGCCATTGCCGCTATATAGGCGCTGGGTGGCACTGCTGATGGAGGAGTTCTTTTTACAGGGCGACAAGGAGCGCGAATCGGGCATGGACATTAGTGCGATGTGCGATCGCCATAATGCGACTATTGAGAAGTCACAAGTGGGCTTCATCGATTACATTGTGCATCCGTTGTGGGAGACATGGGCCGATCTGGTGCATCCCGATGCCCAAGATATACTCGATACGCTTGAAGAGAACAGAGACTACTATCAGAGCACGATACCGCCATCGCCACCGCCATCGACAGCCGATGAAATACCGCAGGATGAAAAGATACGATTCCAG GTAACACTGGAGGAGTCCGATCAGGAGAATCTGGCCGAGCTGGAGGAGGAGTGCGACGAGAGCGAGAGCCGGGGAGATGCCGGCTCCAGCAGCACCACTGGCACCACAGCAACTGGCGTTGCCGGCGGTGGCAAGCCGTCAGGGAGTCAAAATCAAGCGCCACACGGTGGAATGTGA